Part of the Cyanobacteriota bacterium genome, GGTAACCAAGAAGTACATGATATTGGGGAGCTTGAACTTGGTGGATTATGATTATCGCCACTAACCCTTGTACTAGCATAAATCAATTCAAGGGCCAAATTAAAAAACTTATTGCGCTTTCCATATTCATCTACTGTAGAACTATTTAAAAGATGCCTCAGCTCATGGTTGGGAATTTCTGCAAAAACTCTTCCATAATATGTGATAGCAAGGTTTACTTTCTTACCCTCTTTAATTTCTCTTGCTAGTTTATTTATGAAACTTCCAAAGCTTGAGTTCAGAAATTTATCAGAACTTAGACTATCAATCATGTTAAAAGGGATAATGTATGTAGTACTTGGATCATCGTTAAAAGCTTGAAAGGTGTTAACGATAGGCTTACCTGAGCGTGCAGTTGCAGCCCAATTAACTCTTTTAATTGAGTCACCAGGAGCATATTCCCTTAAATCTTTAAACTCATCTTCACTAAACGATTTAGAGCGTCTTGAGCTTTGCCTTGGATCTGAACTTAATGCTAATTGCATAGGTATTTCTCTATATCTATGGGTCGATTTTTGGTTGAAAGAATCTATGTGTCTTCTAATCTTTTCATGAGTCTTAAATCCAGGTCTTTTTAAAGAAATATCTTCGCTATAACCATCAAACACATTTAATCGAGTTATGAGGGACTCACTGGAATCAGCCAGAGCACTAAAGAGCTTCGCTTGTCCAATATCAGTCATTTGCTGTCCACCAAGCCTATGTAAAAAAGATGATTCTGCACTAAAGTCAGGCACCACTTGATTTTCAGGGGCTGTATCTTTAACTGTTAAGTTATTTCCGTTATACCGTCTATTAAGTAGGTTAGATTCAATGTTCGATGGATCTATACCAATTTGCCTTAATCCAAAAGACTCATCAGATGTAAGAATTAATATTAAATTCCTTAGATCTTCATTGCTTTTTAATTGAGATAACCAGAATTTCACTGTAGCAAACTGATCTTTATCTTCTATTTGCTCTTCTAATAGAGTTATCACTTTCTCCCTTAAAGATTCATTTGATACATTGCTATTTAAAAGTTGTCTTAGATTCTGTTTTAACTCTGTAGGATCTTTACAAAAAACTAAAAAATTATTTGTTAATCTGTTGCCAGCAGTTTGATAAGAACTTACTACCGCATCAGCAATACGAAGCCTACAATGTCTCTCAATAGAAGCTTTCTTATCCCTTACTTCACTTTCATCATCTTTTTTGAGGGGCATAGTTTTAAAATCAGCATCGAGAACCAGAGGGGTCAAGCAATCAACTAATTTTACTTTGATTGGAGAAATAATCTCACTTTTCCATGCCTCTCTATCAATCTTTTCACTTTTCCACCAATCTTGAAAAAGAGTCTTCCTATCAGGTTGCATAAGCTTAAAAAAATCACTTAGAGTAGGATTCTTTTCGAATAACTCTAATCTTTCTTCTGGATTCAATAGATAATTTGTTAGGTCAAGAAGCTCTTCGAGAGCCAACTTCTCAATTCCTTCTGGTCCAGATTCTCTAAAAAGTTTTAGTCTATTAGATATTGAAGGACATTTATAAGTGTTCTTTGCCTTTTCAATGAAAGCCCTAAGTCTTTTTCGATTTGCGTTAATATAAGTTTTGATTTTATCTTTAATTCTCGTAAATTCAGTGGGATCACAAGCTTCTACTAACTTAGACCTACTGTCTGCTGAATAATCTTTATCGCCAAAAATATCATCAACAGACAAGTTTAAGCCAGAAGCAAATCTCTGAAACTCAGGTAACTGACTACAAATTTGCATTTGTTCATCATGGCTAAATAGTAATTTAGCAGTACTAAAAACGGTCTCATCGTTCCAATCGCTCTCTGGTGTCAATATGAAGTTAGCAAAAGTTTCAGAGATACCTGTTATAGAGTAGAATAGACCATTTATACTTTTTGTGTACCAGCCACTCAGTAATTCTGGGAAATCACGCAATAAAGGAAAGACATTCTCTCCTATTAAATTCCTGAGCTCAGTTTTTAATTCATCTTTTATTGCTTCTAGATTAGTGACCGATAACTTTTTAGCAACGACAGGAGCTTCCTGATGAAAGGCTTGGTTGCTCAAACGACATATTCTAGATAACTCTGGGCTTTCTTTAAAAACATCTATAATTTCATTTTTACTGAGTATAAAATTTACAAGCTTAATAAATTCGATTGGATGCAAGTATTCTTTTTCATTATCTACGTTATATGATCTGACAACTTTGTCTTTGACTGCTTGAGCCTTTCTCTCTTTTTCATATTCATAATCGTGGCTATTTTTTCCACGTGAATCTCGAGCTGCTTTATTGCCTAAGTCATCAACTACAGTTCTAGCTGTTAATTTTAAGCGTCTTTTTTTAAAGTTTTGCCAGGCAGTATCATGATCACTAGAAGCTACTCTTTGCAATAAACTTGGCTGGACAATTTTGACGAACTTGTATGCTAAATATGCTTTGTCATTGCTAAATATATTTGATTCATTTCCTAATGATTCAACTTCTAATTGCCCCAATTCACTTGCAAAGTATTCCAAGTCTTGGATATCAACCTTATAGTGTTGTTTAATAAAACTAATAGTTTCTTCTTCAGAAAGTAGTCCTTCTAAACTTAGACCAAAGTGCTCTAAAGCAGAAAGAGTCCTTTCAACAAAATAAGGTTTGCCTTTGCCATAATTATCATTATTTTCCTTAAACAAATTCTCAGCTAAAGTCTTTATTTTAGTTTGACTCATATATGCTTTAAAAAGTTCTTGCAGCCTGTGTTTGACTAAAACTCCACCTTCTTTAGAAAAATTAATACTTGCTTTACGCCATTGATTATTATTGTCAACTCTAATACTCCAAGGTACATCATAAGGAAAATTCTGGGTGAATCTTGTAATCATTATATCTGCATAAAAATCCCTGAACCTATCTGGATCTTCTGATGCCTGCAAAAAAGCTATTCGCTCTAAGGGATCATGGGAATTTAGTTTTTGCCACTCTTTGGTACAGCGCATTGAGACTATATCCCCTATCTGTTTTAGATGCTCAGGGTTTGCCGTGTCCTTCCTTCTTGGCAACTCATTTAGAAGCTTAAAGTCAGTATTATCATCTTTGTGCCTTGTTTGCATTGCCTCAATCAAGTCATCCGTCTTCCAAGAACTTAAAGCTTCAGGTGCATAAACCACTTTATCTCTAACTTCGTCATGTGGATAAAACCTGAAGTCATGATCTGCATTCTCTCCTCTAAAGGTTTTTCTATGAACAAAGAGTTTTCTATATTCATCTTGTAGCCTAGGTGAATTTTGAGATTGTTCATTACAAAGAACATGCTTGATTGCATCATCATAATCTTCACTACCATAATATGAAAGCAAGTCAGCAACACTACCATCACTATGGTCTAAGTCTAAAATTGCTTTACGTAAGTTTTTTGCTCTGTCGTAGTATCCGCGATCACGATAACCATAATTACCTTCATCCTTATCGAACTGACTTATGAATCTCTTGAGTTTGATTATTTCAAATCTAAGCTTTGTAATTTCACTTAGACTTCCTGTCTTTAAAGCTTTCTGGAATTCACTGCGAATAGATTTCATCTTAAAAAGAACTTCTACTGCCAGTTTTGGATAGTCTATGTCATCTTCAGGCTTAAACTTAGGGGGCTCAAAACAGGTCCTAGGACTTGTATCAAATTGCGTATCATTAAACTGTTGGACTTGCTGCGTATTAGGTCCTAAAACCGGATCACCGACACCGCCCTTCAAAATCACAGCTTCAATTTCGTCTAAGAGTTTCTTTTGATCCTTCTCGACACCATCTTCTTCTCCGTCTCCATCACCTATGCTCTTAGATCTATCAAGAGAACTTGACATTATATCCCCATTTGGATCTTCAAACAAAATATCATCACCTATAACTTCAGGCTCTCTTCTAATAAACATTCTAGGGTCTAAGATGTGTGGATTATTATTCTCATCAAAATAGGCAACCACAGTATTATTCTTTCTAAAAGGTGATAGTTCTCTCTGGCTTCCATTAGTTAAAACAATATGAGCGTCAACTAACATAGACTTAATCCCAAATCGTCTGAGTTCATTACATAAATACGTTGAAAGCTGGGCAAAATCTCCTTTAACACCAATTGCTTTTTGAGCTTGAAAAAAATTAGGCTGGTCGGCAATAAAATCTTTTATGGTTCCTCTCCGTGTAAACAGTGCTGTCCCAGAATTGTGATGTAGCTGTATCGTTTGAACTTTGTCAGCAACAGTGGGTCTACTCTGAACTAATTTTTCATAGAAATCATCTTCATCAGTTTTAACAATATGTGGATCATAAGATTGCAGAAGGACTGAATCTGGTAAGGCTAGTGAACCGTTAGTATCAGTAATTGATGTTTGTTGATCTTCTTTTGTTTTTGATTTAACAAATGATGGTCTAAGTTCTTCAGGCAAGCCGACTACTTCTAATTTCATATTCTGTGAATCATGAATGGCCGCTAGTTTATTTGCAATACTTGCTTGGGGCATCTGTTGTTCGTCTTCAATAGAGGATCTAACAGTTATTGGTTGTAATCTGAATCTGATTTCTCTACAGTTTTCTGGGACATCAAGGTGTACAAAGCCAAACTCATCTCTATAAACCCTCTCTGCATTAAATGCATCAACTAATTCTGAACCTGCTTGATCAAAAAAACTTACAGATTGAACCTCGTAGTCTAGAGCTGATGGAATTTTCAATAACCGACCTGGTCTATTACTTTCAATTGTAAAGCTGAAATCTGCACATCCAGTATCTCTATCACCAGTTAACGTCGGCATATCCACTGAAGTCAATCTTGATGGTATAGTTGCACTCATTCCTCTTTCGTTTAATAAAGTTCTTATATCACTAATAATCGAAATTGGCTTACTACCAGGATCGACATCCATCTTGATAATTTTTACTCCACTGATTATGTCTGTGTTTAGATCAAAGGGTGTTTTAATTGCTGTTTCAGAGCTATCAGGAAGATTTGCTTCATCAACCTCATCAGATCTGGTCGTATCAATCAAGCTTCTTTTTAAATCAGCAGCCTGTCTTTGTGCCATTGATGTAGCGTCAGTAGCTTCTAGACTACGTCTCTGAACTTGTTTTGACTCTAAAAAATTTACACACAAACCTAAATACTCTACAAAATGAGTGAGATTTACTTCATTGAAAAAATAACTAGTACCATCTGTTGAACCACTAGATTTATAATTAGCTGCTCTCTGAAAACTATCTTTAAGGATAGTCAAAGCTTCATCCATTTGATTTAAAAAATTTTCCTCAGTAGAATCAGGATTAATTAATTTATGAGTTCGAGTTAATGAATTTTGAACTTTTGTTGCTAGTTCACCTAGCGTCAATTTTTCAGTATTGCTGACTTGAAGAATTTCTAAGATTCTACTGAGGTGCACTCGTGCCTGATTTTCAAAATCATCATACCTACCAGAAGACTCAATACCATCAGCAATTTGCTTAGGAGAAGAGTATTCAGAAGTCAAAATACTAGGCCATTGTGGGGCAATCTTGATAGACATAAGATAATACTAGCACTTCGAGTGCCAATTGGTCAATACTTGTCTGGTATTTTTATTAGCTAAAATCATCTGCATAGACCCTAGCAAGGAATCCTTCACCTTGAACTGGTCTATCATTTTCATCACGCTTACAAGGTGAGTTTCCACTCAGTATTACATCAAGTTTTTTACCAGGGAAGTCATTGCTATGTCGAGACATTAGTTGTTCAAATAATTCATCTACAGACATTTCACTACCAGAGTCATCCTTAAAGTCTGCAGAAGGAAATATTACTGAATTTGGAGGTAGCTTATAACTGCCGATACCAAGAGTGTCTAATTTTCGATCATTCCAAAGTACTTTCAAAACATCAGAAGCTCCTTTTGCATCTAATCCTTCAGCAACCAACTCTCCTTGACTAGAAGTAAGATTGTCTATACTTGGAGAATGATTAGTAGGAGTACTCTTTCTTTCAACATCAATAAATGCTGCAACT contains:
- a CDS encoding DUF58 domain-containing protein, producing MSIKIAPQWPSILTSEYSSPKQIADGIESSGRYDDFENQARVHLSRILEILQVSNTEKLTLGELATKVQNSLTRTHKLINPDSTEENFLNQMDEALTILKDSFQRAANYKSSGSTDGTSYFFNEVNLTHFVEYLGLCVNFLESKQVQRRSLEATDATSMAQRQAADLKRSLIDTTRSDEVDEANLPDSSETAIKTPFDLNTDIISGVKIIKMDVDPGSKPISIISDIRTLLNERGMSATIPSRLTSVDMPTLTGDRDTGCADFSFTIESNRPGRLLKIPSALDYEVQSVSFFDQAGSELVDAFNAERVYRDEFGFVHLDVPENCREIRFRLQPITVRSSIEDEQQMPQASIANKLAAIHDSQNMKLEVVGLPEELRPSFVKSKTKEDQQTSITDTNGSLALPDSVLLQSYDPHIVKTDEDDFYEKLVQSRPTVADKVQTIQLHHNSGTALFTRRGTIKDFIADQPNFFQAQKAIGVKGDFAQLSTYLCNELRRFGIKSMLVDAHIVLTNGSQRELSPFRKNNTVVAYFDENNNPHILDPRMFIRREPEVIGDDILFEDPNGDIMSSSLDRSKSIGDGDGEEDGVEKDQKKLLDEIEAVILKGGVGDPVLGPNTQQVQQFNDTQFDTSPRTCFEPPKFKPEDDIDYPKLAVEVLFKMKSIRSEFQKALKTGSLSEITKLRFEIIKLKRFISQFDKDEGNYGYRDRGYYDRAKNLRKAILDLDHSDGSVADLLSYYGSEDYDDAIKHVLCNEQSQNSPRLQDEYRKLFVHRKTFRGENADHDFRFYPHDEVRDKVVYAPEALSSWKTDDLIEAMQTRHKDDNTDFKLLNELPRRKDTANPEHLKQIGDIVSMRCTKEWQKLNSHDPLERIAFLQASEDPDRFRDFYADIMITRFTQNFPYDVPWSIRVDNNNQWRKASINFSKEGGVLVKHRLQELFKAYMSQTKIKTLAENLFKENNDNYGKGKPYFVERTLSALEHFGLSLEGLLSEEETISFIKQHYKVDIQDLEYFASELGQLEVESLGNESNIFSNDKAYLAYKFVKIVQPSLLQRVASSDHDTAWQNFKKRRLKLTARTVVDDLGNKAARDSRGKNSHDYEYEKERKAQAVKDKVVRSYNVDNEKEYLHPIEFIKLVNFILSKNEIIDVFKESPELSRICRLSNQAFHQEAPVVAKKLSVTNLEAIKDELKTELRNLIGENVFPLLRDFPELLSGWYTKSINGLFYSITGISETFANFILTPESDWNDETVFSTAKLLFSHDEQMQICSQLPEFQRFASGLNLSVDDIFGDKDYSADSRSKLVEACDPTEFTRIKDKIKTYINANRKRLRAFIEKAKNTYKCPSISNRLKLFRESGPEGIEKLALEELLDLTNYLLNPEERLELFEKNPTLSDFFKLMQPDRKTLFQDWWKSEKIDREAWKSEIISPIKVKLVDCLTPLVLDADFKTMPLKKDDESEVRDKKASIERHCRLRIADAVVSSYQTAGNRLTNNFLVFCKDPTELKQNLRQLLNSNVSNESLREKVITLLEEQIEDKDQFATVKFWLSQLKSNEDLRNLILILTSDESFGLRQIGIDPSNIESNLLNRRYNGNNLTVKDTAPENQVVPDFSAESSFLHRLGGQQMTDIGQAKLFSALADSSESLITRLNVFDGYSEDISLKRPGFKTHEKIRRHIDSFNQKSTHRYREIPMQLALSSDPRQSSRRSKSFSEDEFKDLREYAPGDSIKRVNWAATARSGKPIVNTFQAFNDDPSTTYIIPFNMIDSLSSDKFLNSSFGSFINKLAREIKEGKKVNLAITYYGRVFAEIPNHELRHLLNSSTVDEYGKRNKFFNLALELIYASTRVSGDNHNPPSSSSPISCTSWLPNQSNPREKKGKVVAIGYDDNELKSSRNLFNLWHKKGISIYKGTFEALAA